The DNA region GCATGGCCGATGGATCCTATCGAGCAGTCACTGACcatacacatgcatgcatggatcGAATCGATCGAATCGAAGCGCCGATCGGCCATCTAGAGGCGCTTCGATTCGATATCCATGTTAACCCCGGCCGCCCATCTTATCTTGAGACAACGTACGGCAACCaataacttacctgcggggttCGCGCAGCAGCAGCCCCGGCCGGGCATGCATGAGCGCGAGCTGGCCACCAACTAACCGAAGCAGCTAGCCCAACCACCGGCTGGCAGTTCGATTGCATTGGCCACCCAAACAAGCAGCTAGCTCGTCCCCGGCTTGCATGCCGCAGCTAGCGCACCATGCATCTTCGAGTTCGACTCGCGCGGCGCACGGCTGGCTGGCTCGCTCGCTCCCTCACCGTTTATAAAAGGAGGCAGGCAGCGCGTACGGAGATGACGGCGTTCAAGGAGACGGCGCACAGCGTTGCGTCTCGTGCTCGAGTCGCAGGCGAGGCGAAAAGGTTTCTGTCATGTACATTTGTTCCGGCCACCGTTGGGTTAGGGACCAATAATGAAAGCAAGTTCCGGATCCAGCGGCTAGGGATTTGCAGCGATCTTTAGTTTCGGTTGGAGCTTTCCGGTTGGTAACATCAACCAAGACTAAAGAAGCCTTTAATCCCGGTTAGTGCTATCAATATGGACTAAAAAGGATTTCATGGGTTGTTTAAAAGGAAAGCATCCAGTCTAAAAGGGATTTTATGGGTTGTTTAAAAAGGAAAGCATCCAAATAGAGTAGTCGCATATATTGTGTAGGTGGGGTAGTAAGGAAGCTATACGTGAGGCAACAAGTTGCGGATTCGAGTCTTAGATGCGGAGTAAATTTTTTGCATTTGCATAAGCACTTTAGTCCCGGGTGTGGAACCAAGACTAATGAGGTATTTAGTCCCGGATTCATcataaccgggactaaaggccTTTTCTGTACTAGTGGCGGCTCATGGTCTTAATGTTTTCATCGACTTGAGCGACGACAATGAGTTCCGCGACTACAAATGTCGCGTGACGACTACAACAAAACATGCATGTAGAGACACTATTTTTAGCTTCTATAGACATTTTAGGTTGTCTCTATGTAATTGTAGAGTTATTTTTCACTATATCATGGAGGTGCCACTACAACCAGTGTCTCTTTGATAGAAGAGACACTTTGTTAATTATCTCTATATTCTATAAGACAACTTGTAATGACACACTATTATATCTCTACCCTCTATGTGCACtaaaaaatattaaaaaaatatGATAATACTTGAGTGATGAAGCTTCGAAACTTTGAACTCAAGATCTCACACCATATTGCATAATCCTTAGCTTTGAACTCAAGACCTTCACACATATACTTAATATAATTCTTACGGTATTCTATAATGCGCCTCAATGATCTAAACAGTTTCTCAAAATATTAAAAGGAATGACTCAACTGTACCTCTGTGGGGCTAAGGTCAAAAATTAAGGTGTCTCAAATTTGCCTCTAATAATCTATATTGATATTTTATGAAATGACTTATAAAAATATCTCTATGACTTAAAATACCTCAAATAGTATCTTAATACATATGATGCTTTCTAAAGTGCCATAAAAATATCTTTACAATACATTATGACATATTTATAGAAACAAATTATAAAATATCTATACAAAATgtctcgacggcggcggcgaagtaGCGCAACCGCAAGACCTCACTACTCCTGCGCCCGTGAAAAGGCGCGGCGGCGACTTGCTGCTCCCGGTCTCCGTCGACTGGCGCACCAAGACCTGCAGTGACCAACCATGCCTGGGTCCCGTCAAGGACGCAGGAGGGTGGGggcgggcgggggggggggggtggtgtcCTGCGTCTCCTCCGCTGCGATGGGGCCCTCGAGAACCGCTAGGCCATCGCCGGGGCGAGCAACAAGGAGAAGCCGGTGTAGCTCTCGCAGCAAGAGCTCGTGGATTGCATGCGAGCAAGAATGGCCTGGCGTCATCGGCCTCCTACCCTTACAACGGAGTGAATCCGGCCAACATAGGAATAGGGATCTCAtctcccttctcttcttcctcctccttcccttcttcttcattctttttttcaaaaaataGAAGGAATAGATTTAAAAGTATCCAATTGATCTTGGGGAGGTAGGGGCACTTAGAGCCCCCCAACCCCCCTTATATTCGCCCTTGATGCTAGCGCCACACCGCGTGTAGACCTCATCATAAGAGGCCAGGTTCGAGGATACGGAACCGTACAATAAGTACCAACTGCTTTTAGCAGTTGGCTGCAGGCCCGTCGTCATCACCATCGCCGTCGGCGACAACAACAAAGATTTTATGGACTACAAGGGGGGAGGGGGGCTGTATAGCAAGGACAAGAAGTGCGCAATTGATCAGAACGGTCACCAGATGTTACTCGTCGGCTATACTCCGATTCCTACATCTTGAAAAACTCCTAAGAAGATGACCGGGGACGAGGGCTACCTGATCATGGAGCGCCGCGATATGAACTGCGGGCGGCATGCTCAAGGAGGACGGCTCTCACCTAACATGAGCATCTAACTGGTCGCGCGCAGGCGTGGTGCACTCAACCTCTGGTCTGGATATAGATAGATACTCGATTACTATACTGTCTAATAATACTAGTGACAAATCCAGCCAACGTATAAAGAGGGGGCTcatctttcttcttttcttatttctcctctttctttttcattCTTTCTTCCTAAAAATAGAGAGAGACTTAGAGGTTATCCATTAATTGATGTTGGGGAGGTAAGAGGGCTTGAGCCCACCTTGCTCCCCTTAGATCCGCCCCTGAGTCTGAGCTGTACTACTGAGATTTCGTCAGCGCCAGTGGTTCCTAATAAACATGCTGCACGCGCCTAATAATCAATAAATAAATCTGCATGCAGTATCGTTAATATATATGCTGGTCATCTGATATGTTGTTTGTTTCCGTTTCATTTATGCGACTCAGCAGCAGTACGTCTAGAAAACGATATCTATTTGTCTGTAGTTTACATACAACTAGAGTCTGTGGCGCGCCAATTGTCCGCGTTTACAGCTAATCCAAGGTTTATGATAAAAATTAATAATTAAACAATGTTTACAGTAATGCGAATACTTAGGAACAACAGAGCTTTAAGAATGTCGATATCAACCATCAGAACCAACGGCAAAGAGTTATGAAATGGCAGCATTCCGAGTTGGAAGTGATCAGGCCCCATATATATCAATCGTTCATTGTATTGGATTTATCACATGTCAAAGCAGGTTGCTAGTAACGCTAAGCTTCCCCTGGAAATTGGAATGATGAACGTGTGCTCAAACACAGTATGACATTATTCTCACCATGTGCAAGAACACAACCAATGTAAACTGATCACGCCGGGACTTGGAAGTTCGATAGTCACCTCACCGTACCTTCATTTTGACTGGTAGGGAAACAAGCTTATTTTCTCCCCCAATCCGAAATGATCAAACCTGACCCAAATCCTTTCAGTGTTGGCCATGAATCGTCTTcccaagaaaaaaaatgcattGATTGACAATGCATCCTCTTTCCAACAAAGAAAACATTGATTGACAATGCATCGCCAACAAGAGAACAGACAAGCACATTGAAACCTCTCAGATGTACCTTCAGACGCAGGTTACTACAAGATATACTGTTCGGCCTGTAAACTGAATTTAACATGGCATACAACCACATCTTTCCCTTCAGAGTTGCGGTGTGGCGACGAACAAAGCTAACAATGATACATCTTACTCTTATGCTGCTGAAATCTGGGAAGCTGCAGTTTTCCTGAGCTTAAAGGGAGAAAAAGTAAATTAGCAGGCTTTCTGCTTCTTTCTTGTACTAAGTTGAGCTTAAAGTGATGTCGGTGCCTACGTGCTCCCGTTGGTACTAAAGCAGGTGTCGTCGTTTTCATCAGCTTGCGCACGTGTCAAGCCGTCAGCCAGTTCCAGCCCGTCAGATCCATACTGGCCGTGCTACTGCTCGTCCACTCCCATCGGCACCAACCTTCAGCTCGATTTCGGAAGGTGACTATTACTTGGTCTACAATAATCTAAAGCATATCAGCACCTCGATCTTGTAAGGTGACTATTCCTCTCTTCTTACTACCAGCACAACAGCCGCGTGAGATGGGAATTTGCTAGGCAATTGCATGCATCATACGACGCAAGTATTGGTGGGTATAGACATCTAATTCATTCTTAAATATTGACCACTTTTCTCGGATTCAATTTCCGTGTCCCAAAAGGTGGAAACAGAGCAGCAGATTATATGAAGCTACACGGCGAGAATGCCACTCATCTAAATATCATGCGAATTAGGCTACTCGTCGGTACAATGGTGCAGTTCAGATCTGATCTTGGCTAAGTACACGGGCAAACTGATTCCATTGAAGCGCGAGGCCACGGCACAAAATCTGGGGCATCTCAAATGCGGCCAATAGGACGCGCACGCTCCGCAGCCATATTATAGCTCCAAAACTTGAGATTTGAGGTCGATTCCGTTGAATATAAATGTTCCCCGCAAGGGCACAAACTGCTTGGTCACCAGCTGGAAGATGAAACAAGAACAATAATCAGTAATAATACTTTTTCACTTTCCAATTACATGTCAAGTGTGTATCATCCTATAAATTCAAGATGACTTTTTAccatttttttttcaatttttgtGTTAAGATCCTAGGACAGTATCTATTTTGGATTAGAGGGAATGGTGTGTATAAAGGGTCACAACAATGTAAGATCAGGTGTATATCCTCAACAATTTCAGCCAAGCACATAACAGACCTTTATTACTTCTTGGGAAGCAACGCCACCAATAAAAGCAGCCACAGTATGAATCTCTGCGCCCCCAAACCGGCAGATCTCAGTTATCAGATCTTCAGATAAGGATGCTCCGCTCAAGCCCATCTCACTTAGCACTGAAGTGGCAACAGTCTTCAGCCTAGGGATATCCTCATCAATCTCACTATTGAATCCAGTGTATAATCAGTATTATAAAAAACAGAATCATTTCTCTACAGGTGACATAATAATGTTCACCAATAGCAAATGAACATTTTTTCTCAAGTACCTGTCGAAAATTCCAGGCAATCTATTATAGTTGGCAGACAATCGATCCACAGCGCGTAGtagaatgtagaagttcattgcaTAACTGCAATAACACATTTGACTGCCATTAGAGAGGACATTAcacttaaaaaaaaagaaatgtaAACCATAGGGTAGCTATTTCAACAGAAAATAGTTCATAAACAATATTTGAACCCAACATTTATGAGATGATGAAATATGACTTCCAAGCAAAAATTCTCTGCTTTTGGATGTCCACAGTCATATTCATGATAGCATCTGCATGCATTGTGGTTTTGCATAGCTCCAAGAAATATTCTCATTTATCTCCGAAGCAATGATAATGTATCCTAGAATTGGCAAGTCTTAAAGACACATTAAAGAAATGATAACACTACAATATCCTAGAATTCCCTAAGTGACACATTAGACCAGAAAGTGCATGTCATGCTAACTTAAAAACATTGTAGAAATGTAGTGTAAGTATTTAACATCAAAGCTGGAACATGTATAGCACTTTCTTTACTAAGCAAAGACATGAACCAGAACATTCAGTGCAATGGATGCTGACCTGTAATCTTCATCGGTGAAATACCTTTGAACCTCAGAGACAATGGGAGAGCTAAACTCCTCCTCGATGCTACGATATCTACAAACCTAGACATTTCAAATGGATGAAAAACCCAGATTAAAATGATATTCACATTATTGATTGTCTACATCTTATAAAACAACATAATGCCCCTGATAGGTACAACAGATAGTAAAATGTGTCCCATAATGAAAAAATTGTGCATCTTTCATTCAACAGTACTACTCACTATTCTATACTTCTGATTTCTGaaacaagcaagcaagcagcaaTCTGCACAACATATTGATAAAGTCACCTTCTATCCCATTTATCATTCTGGCATGGACAAATTACAGAGATTACTTAAATGAGTCAGTTTTCACAGTTGAGCGCATCATGCGATAATATGTCAAGTTGCGACTATAAACAGAAGCTACAACACATGTCAGCTGAAGAAAGCAGCTTACCCTGAGTTTTCTAGCATTTTTACAAAATGTTTTGATATATGCCCTTGAAATAGAATCCGGATGTCTACCAATCCACTTCAAGATATCCTTTACGCGATGCTCCATGGCAAGACAGTCAGCTTCAGCCTTAGCTTGGTAAATCTTCTGTAGGCTTACATAATACCTGTAAGATCACAAAAGAGAAACATTAAGTTATTCACACAGAAAAGAGAATATAGTTGTAGTAGCAGAATTTGAATCTGAAGATGGCAGAAGCTGGATCACAGCTGTAGGCACTGACTCAGTAAGTGAAGTCATGTCAGGAATTGTTCCCTCAAGAGGCACCTCGCCATTGCCCTCATTTGCAACAAACTCCTGTCCATGAAGAGAGAAAGCAGTCTAAGTAAAGGAAACCAGGGTAAGAAAGATTATTTGATGAACTTTGTATAACTTAGGTTCATTACGCAAGAGCTTCCACATACGCTTCTACGCTCTAACTGGGACTCAGCTTAGAAGCCTTCAAAGTCCAAAGCTGCCTCACACAGCATTCAAGTTTAAGTTTAAAGCACCTTGGTTAATGGTTATTTTAGTTTTTAGTGGCCTGAGATTTTGGCACAGGTGCAGCTAGGACAGCTAGGATTAAGTTCACATGCCAACAAACTGAAGTTAGTAGTTACCCAAGCAATCTCATTGTATACTTTTTAGACACCTGAGCTACATTTATGGCCACAAATGTTGGTACAAAGCAAGCTAAAACCTGGCAGTAGGATATTCCAAGGGAAAAAAAATTAGATCTGGTTTTAACAACAGAAAAGGAAGCCATGTCATAGATTGGTAGCAAATAAATCAAGCATCCAGTAAAGAGGccacaaaattttaaaaaaGTGTGCTAACTTTTATGGAATGTCCTAATATAGTAGTGAAAGAGGTCAACATCCCATACATTATAATCACGATAGACATATATACCTTCAAAGCAGCCACTAAAATCCAGAAATCTGATGAAGATGAATCGACTTCTGCGGACTTATCATCAATTATCTGACGGATCTCATTACCTAACAGAAATCAATGTATCATTACCTAACAGAAACCTGCACATTTGCACTGTTGCATGCACCATTTTGTACAAGTCtatatgagtgaacttgtgcaTCAGAATAAGCCAAGTGCTAGGGTCAAGAACATATTCAATACTACTGATTCAgaattcagaaaaaaaaaaggcatgAAACCACTACTGATTAAATGAAGACAATAAGTGCACATGCCAAGCCATAAGCTTGGGATCCAGCATTTGGGTGAAACAACACCGGCAAAGTTTAATCAGCAAATTCAGGTAAATATGCCTTGGTATCATTTAAGGAAGGTCAAAGTTGGATCCTGTTAAAACCATGCTGGGATAAGGACTCATAAACCAACTTACTGATTCCTGGAGTAACTGATACTTTATATGAAGACTCCACAGCTTCTTTGTAATTTTCTTCATCTACATTAAGCATATGGGCCCGAATCAGGTCCTGACAAATGAAATAGTTTAGTCAGTGCATTGACAGTCCTAAACAAACTTCATGGTGAACAGTAATGGAAATAATGTACCTTAAACTCCCTTTTCTCTTGCCTAGTTGAAGGTAAATTACCATCATGTGAATCTGCCCATTTTTCTGCAAGCCTCACGAGGATAACAATGTATGGCGTATGCTTGTGCACAACAGGATCTTTATCACTTATGTCAATTGATTTTGCAAACCTGTGTAGTGAAGACAGGTAAAATGACAAGTTGACAACTATTTAAAATGAATGTATATATTCTTTTACAATTGTTTAAAATGCATGTGCATATTCTTACTGCTTGAGTTCAGCCCATGGATTGTGAAGGCGTAAATCATCCAAGAAGTGGTCTGGTTTTGATTCTATGACACTGTGTTCCTGGCCAACAATAAATAAATAGATTTGTCAACCTTCCCAAAACACTGTGAATTCCTCCCAATATGATTAATCCATATGAAACAGGTGGCATAGACAAAACTGTAAGTGTGACATACAACTAGCCATACAAGGACCAGGTTAGCAAGGCCTTGCACACAACTACGCAATTGAATGAATGAGTGTGTGTGAGTGTATGCCGTGTGTGAGTGTGATGTTATGATAATTAATCATGTGGACATGCTAAAGTTTGGGATGTAAGTATATCAAATTACCTTGACGCTGACCCTGACGAGACCAGTTAGACCATAAGAACGTGCAGCAACCAACACGATATCGGCTTTTCTGCAGATATCATCTAGCTTCAGTAAAGAACTTTCCGGAAGCTGCAACATAGATGAACATGCATTTTATTTTCTTTAAAAATGTTTCAAGGGTTTACTGCACAGTGCACACATATCTTGCCAGCAATACTCTAAGCTGAAGAGCAAGGAACTCTACTAGCACAGTAGAACCAGTGATAATAAAATCCTAAGGGGATAATTGAACTGTGGTCCTACTAACAGGCCAAAACTATTGTTGAAAGAAACAGCTAAGCGAACTAGAAGATACTGTAAATATATTCCTTCTGGCCAGTGAGCCCAGTTGTGGGTATGGAAAGCAACAAAACTTTATTTAGCTGAAACTGGTCAAATAATCAATCATTGAGGAATGAAGAAACCCACTATTTGCTATGTTAAATTTCTTTTGAATAATAACTACATTAACATTCAATTTGCACATATTATTAACAATGGTCTGCAGGTTCGGTCCATTTGAAAGGTCATCACAAATGTAGAAAAAAGCCCAAAGAAAACCTCTTATTGATTCTCATCTCTCCAACATTTTTTTCAACCTTCGATAAAAAAACATATATCTATTCATATACTCAAATTTCTGGCTATATATGAAAATACCAGCAGAGCAATCATACTTTTGAAATTCATAGAATGAGGCTGATGAACAC from Panicum hallii strain FIL2 chromosome 9, PHallii_v3.1, whole genome shotgun sequence includes:
- the LOC112877234 gene encoding NEDD8-activating enzyme E1 regulatory subunit AXR1-like isoform X2, whose translation is MAAAGVVAEPKTKYDRQLRIWGDQGQAALEKASICLLNCGPTGTEALKNLVLGGIGSVTVVDGSKVEASDLGNNFLLDEGCLGQPRAKSICSFLQELNDAVKAKFVEETPATLIDTNPSFFSQFTVVIATQLPESSLLKLDDICRKADIVLVAARSYGLTGLVRVSVKEHSVIESKPDHFLDDLRLHNPWAELKQFAKSIDISDKDPVVHKHTPYIVILVRLAEKWADSHDGNLPSTRQEKREFKDLIRAHMLNVDEENYKEAVESSYKVSVTPGISNEIRQIIDDKSAEVDSSSSDFWILVAALKEFVANEGNGEVPLEGTIPDMTSLTEYYVSLQKIYQAKAEADCLAMEHRVKDILKWIGRHPDSISRAYIKTFCKNARKLRVCRYRSIEEEFSSPIVSEVQRYFTDEDYSYAMNFYILLRAVDRLSANYNRLPGIFDRLKTVATSVLSEMGLSGASLSEDLITEICRFGGAEIHTVAAFIGGVASQEVIKLVTKQFVPLRGTFIFNGIDLKSQVLEL
- the LOC112877234 gene encoding NEDD8-activating enzyme E1 regulatory subunit AXR1-like isoform X1; protein product: MAAAGVVAEPKTKYDRQLRIWGDQGQAALEKASICLLNCGPTGTEALKNLVLGGIGSVTVVDGSKVEASDLGNNFLLDEGCLGQPRAKSICSFLQELNDAVKAKFVEETPATLIDTNPSFFSQFTVVIATQLPESSLLKLDDICRKADIVLVAARSYGLTGLVRVSVKEHSVIESKPDHFLDDLRLHNPWAELKQFAKSIDISDKDPVVHKHTPYIVILVRLAEKWADSHDGNLPSTRQEKREFKDLIRAHMLNVDEENYKEAVESSYKVSVTPGISNEIRQIIDDKSAEVDSSSSDFWILVAALKEFVANEGNGEVPLEGTIPDMTSLTEYYVSLQKIYQAKAEADCLAMEHRVKDILKWIGRHPDSISRAYIKTFCKNARKLRVCRYRSIEEEFSSPIVSEVQRYFTDEDYSYAMNFYILLRAVDRLSANYNRLPGIFDSEIDEDIPRLKTVATSVLSEMGLSGASLSEDLITEICRFGGAEIHTVAAFIGGVASQEVIKLVTKQFVPLRGTFIFNGIDLKSQVLEL